One Salvia splendens isolate huo1 chromosome 12, SspV2, whole genome shotgun sequence genomic window carries:
- the LOC121758092 gene encoding phosphatidylinositol 4-phosphate 5-kinase 6-like — protein MSNGLTGIVKVWEAKLKKSRVTARRRTNSIFSAMSVAHVDDDEDNGLPHVDKSFPNHDTYSGQWSDNWPHGRGTCSWADGCIYEGDWHRGWMMGHGKFTWPSGASYEGGFKDSYMEGSGVFVGSSNERYNGTWQSDLRHGRGICDYANGDKYEGHWRRGLPDGKGKYSWINGNQYVGHWRRGRMNGNGTMVWANGNRYDGGWEAGLPRGNGTFRWVDGSCYVGVWSKDQSEQSGTYYPSSSHSGSFDWDPQEVYLENLSDCRIHPGEEISDHPSLKILNWPCDGEDMLKNLAGKNLRASSVDGGGLSNAGSEYSFDGSSESVRDLGVGSPGLGRAEDLDMLPKGSGRPHIVIKPTKKQGNTISKGHKNYDLMLNLQLGIRHAVGRPAPSTTLDLKSSAFDPREKVWTRFPPSGSKHTPPHQSCDFRWKDYCPLVFRALRQLFKVDAADYMISLCGNDALRELSSPGKSGSFFYLTNDDRYMIKTMKKSEAKQVLIRMLSAYYKHVRAFENTLVTKFYGLHCVKLTGAAQKKVRFVIMGNLFRTEYAIHRRFDLKGSSHGRLTDKPESEIEPTTTLKDLDLNFIFRLQNSWFRDLCRQVDKDCDLLEQERIMDYSLLVGVHFRDMSNAGEPLHTGARTPLGNGSPDLSHGCGRLASIKLGDHMPARAELTIRKNSEEAQLVGEPTGEYYNVVLVFGIIDILQDYDISKKLEHAYKSFQYDPTSISAVDPKQYSKRFRDFIFRVFAEDG, from the exons ATGAGCAACGGTTTAACCGGCATTGTCAAAGTGTGGGAAGCAAAATTGAAGAAATCTCGAGTCACAGCTAGGAGGAGGACCAACAGCATATTTTCAGCAATGTCAGTTGCCCACGTGGACGATGATGAAGACAACGGCCTGCCCCACGTCGACAAGAGCTTCCCCAACCATGACACCTACTCAGGGCAATGGTCGGACAACTGGCCCCACGGCCGCGGCACCTGCTCATGGGCTGATGGTTGCATCTATGAGGGGGACTGGCACCGCGGCTGGATGATGGGCCATGGCAAGTTCACTTGGCCTTCGGGGGCCTCGTATGAAGGAGGGTTCAAGGATAGTTACATGGAGGGAAGTGGTGTGTTTGTAGGGTCATCCAATGAGAGGTATAATGGGACTTGGCAGTCTGACCTCAGGCATGGTAGGGGGATATGTGACTATGCCAATGGGGATAAATACGAGGGCCATTGGCGCCGCGGCCTTCCTGATGGGAAGGGGAAGTATAGCTGGATCAATGGGAACCAGTATGTGGGGCattggaggagggggaggatgAATGGGAATGGGACTATGGTGTGGGCTAATGGGAATAGATATGATGGGGGTTGGGAGGCTGGCTTGCCCCGGGGCAACGGGACCTTCCGTTGGGTGGATGGGAGTTGCTATGTGGGGGTGTGGAGTAAAGATCAGAGTGAGCAGAGTGGGACTTACTATCCATCAAGTTCTCATTCGGGTAGCTTCGACTGGGATCCCCAAGAGGTGTATTTGGAGAATTTGAGTGATTGTAGGATCCATCCGGGTGAGGAGATTAGTGACCACCCTTCTCTGAAGATTTTGAACTGGCCTTGTGATGGGGAGGATATGCTCAAGAATTTGGCCGGGAAGAATTTGAGGGCGAGCTCCGTGGATGGAGGGGGGTTGAGCAATGCAGGCTCAGAGTATAGTTTTGATGGGAGTAGTGAGTCGGTTAGGGATTTGGGAGTGGGCTCCCCCGGGTTGGGGCGGGCTGAGGATTTAGATATGCTGCCTAAGGGGTCCGGGAGACCACATATCGTTATCAAGCCGACCAAGAAGCAGGGGAATACTATATCAAAAGGGCATAAGAATTATGACCTCATGCTAAATTTGCAGCTAGGAATAAG GCACGCTGTGGGAAGACCGGCTCCATCGACAACCCTTGATCTAAAATCATCGGCTTTTGATCCAAGGGAGAAAGTATGGACGCGATTCCCTCCTTCGGGATCCAAGCACACCCCACCTCACCAATCGTGCGATTTCAGATGGAAAGACTATTGCCCGTTGGTTTTCAG GGCGCTTCGGCAATTGTTTAAGGTAGATGCTGCTGATTACATGATATCCTTGTGTGGAAATGATGCCCTCCGAGAGCTTTCGTCACCGGGAAAAAGTGGAAGCTTCTTCTACTTGACTAATGACGACAGATACATGATCAAGACCATGAAGAAGTCAGAGGCAAAA CAGGTGCTTATCAGGATGCTTTCCGCTTACTATAAGCATGTACGGGCCTTTGAGAACACCCTCGTCACCAAATTTTACGGTCTCCATTGTGTTAAGCTGACCGGCGCTGCACAAAAGAAG GTGAGGTTTGTGATCATGGGGAATCTATTTCGCACAGAATATGCCATCCACAGACGTTTCGACTTGAAAGGCTCCTCCCACGGCCGCCTGACTGACAAGCCTGAATCAGAGATTGAACCAACCACGACCCTCAAGGACCTCGACTTGAACTTCATATTTCGTTTGCAAAACTCTTGGTTCCGAGATTTATGCAG ACAAGTAGACAAAGATTGTGACTTACTTGAACAAGAAAGAATCATGGATTACAGTCTTCTTGTTGGTGTTCACTTTCGAGACATGTCCAATGCCGGGGAGCCCCTACACACGGGTGCCCGAACTCCTCTTGGCAACGGATCACCAGACCTTAGCCA TGGTTGTGGCAGGTTGGCATCGATCAAACTAGGTGACCATATGCCTGCACGAGCCGAGCTGACAATAAGGAAAAACAGCGAGGAAGCTCAGCTAGTAGGGGAGCCAACAGGGGAGTACTACAACGTGGTCCTTGTGTTTGGCATCATCGACATCTTGCAAGACTACGATATCAGCAAGAAGCTCGAGCACGCCTACAAGTCGTTCCAGTATGACCCGACCTCAATCTCAGCCGTGGACCCCAAGCAGTATTCCAAGCGCTTCAGAGACTTCATATTCAGAGTCTTCGCAGAAGACGGTTGA
- the LOC121757777 gene encoding putative nuclease HARBI1: protein MHIVLSGVLTLHKVFLVKPEPVDDACTDPRWTWFKGCLGALDGMYINVRVPIADTPRYRNRKGQVTTNTLAVCDRRLRFAYVLPGWEGSAGDSRILRDAISRPLGLKVPKDCYYLCDNAYSNSEGFITPYKGVRYHLKEWGPGTQAPQTPEELFNLKHTKARNVIERSFAVLKMRWGILRSPSFYPIDVQTGLIIACFLLHNFIRTNVEVNPCEYVLSAELDDGYGSDNEEPVVPTINDVSPTALWTKKRDDLAAAMWGQ from the exons ATGCATATTGTGCTCAGTGGGGTCCTTACTTTACACAAGGTGTTTTTAGTGAAACCCGAGCCAGTTGATGATGCTTGCACTGACCCAAGATGGACATGGTTTAAG GGATGCCTTGGAGCTTTGGATGGTATGTATATCAACGTCAGGGTACCCATTGCGGACACCCCTAGGTACCGAAATAGGAAGGGCCAGGTAACGACAAACACACTTGCGGTATGCGATCGACGACTCCGCTTTGCGTATGTACTGCCGGGATGGGAGGGATCAGCAGGTGATTCGAGGATTTTACGTGATGCTATAAGCCGGCCGCTTGGACTGAAAGTTCCCAAAG ATTGCTATTACCTTTGCGACAATGCGTATTCCAACAGCGAGGGATTCATCACACCATATAAAGGCGTCCGATATCATTTGAAAGAGTGGGGTCCTGGAACACAAGCGCCGCAAACTCCCGAAGAACTTTTCAATTTGAAGCACACTAAAGCAAGGAATGTGATTGAGCGTTCCTTTGCAGTTCTTAAGATGCGTTGGGGAATCCTGCGCAGCCCGAGTTTCTACCCTATCGACGTGCAAACCGGGTTGATAATTGCTTGCTTCCTGCTGCACAATTTCATTCGTACTAATGTGGAAGTAAATCCCTGTGAGTACGTCTTAAGCGCTGAACTGGATGACGGGTATGGCAGTGACAACGAAGAGCCGGTAGTGCCTACTATCAATGATGTCTCGCCAACAGCTTTGTGGACGAAGAAGAGGGATGATTTGGCGGCTGCAATGTGGGGTCAATGA
- the LOC121759149 gene encoding uncharacterized protein LOC121759149 isoform X1 — translation MAFPWMLSSSLALSSSSNFSWTLPKFQFHPSTRSVNCICNCGLSAEDDLKFVLHDALDFSGIDTAHARVFFLLFLIHFLYPAARVGFCSQIKRFSDLERGTSITINRGVDLARAALQIAAEDDALISHSSVPLPVDDFIDRLDNLSMGYCSQYSSSFRSTPEKFLDCLERYLYLNKGFRRTSTRNHVEHRALYLNSVLTHRSGSVSMLSLIYSEILKMLRIWGVLNFDVEIFFPRDSHSSPRGYLKQKSKESDQSHILTSQSLLVEILNDLKNAFWPFQLNHARSPFLRAAEAAHCVTGSNNAKESASQLASSKAARHRLQRGVWTSVHFGDMRRALSACERLILLKHDPKDLRDYAVLLYHCEYYEEALQFLKHYQDTKQQSGSDIEIEEDAVEKLVVRLNLILMEVGWSRKPEHRNILFNNSEPW, via the exons ATGGCGTTTCCATGGATGTTATCGAGCAGCTTAGCATTATCTTCGTCATCGAATTTTTCATGGACACTACCCAAATTTCAGTTCCATCCTTCCACACGGAGCGTGAATTGCATCTGTAATTGTGGATTATCTGCTGAAGatgatttgaaatttgtgctTCATGATGCGCTTGATTTTTCCGGCATCGATACGGCCCACGCGAgggttttttttcttctttttctaataCATTTCTTATATCCA GCAGCAAGGGTTGGTTTTTGCTCGCAGATAAAAAGATTCTCCGACCTTGAGAGAGGAACAAGTATTACTATAAATAGAGGAGTTGATTTAGCCAGAGCAGCTCTTCAAATTGCAGCTGAAGACGATGCCCTTATCTCTCACTCTTCTGTTCCGCTTCCAGTTGATGATTTCATTGATAGATTGGATAACCTTTCTATGGGCTATTGCTCTCAATACAGCTCCTCATTTAGATCCACACCAGAAAAATTTCTTGACTGTTTAGAAAGATATCTATACCTCAATAAA GGTTTCCGAAGAACAAGTACCAGAAACCATGTTGAGCACCGTGCTCTGTATCTGAATTCA GTCTTAACACATCGTTCTGGCTCTGTTTCAATGCTCTCTCTTATATACTCAGAGATTCTAAAGATGCTTCGCATCTGGGGTGTCCTGAATTTTGATGTGGAAATCTTCTTTCCTCGTGATTCACATAGTTCTCCAAGAGGATATCTAAAACAAAAGAGCAAAGAATCCGATCAATCACATATTCTGACATCACAATCTTTATTAGTGGAG ATACTGAATGATTTAAAGAATGCTTTCTGGCCATTTCAACTTAATCATGCTAGGAGTCCATTTCTAAGGGCTGCAGAAGCAGCTCACTGTGTCACTGGTTCCAACAATGCTAAAGAAAG TGCCTCACAGCTTGCCTCTTCCAAGGCTGCCCGCCATCGGCTGCAACGAGGTGTTTGGACTAGTGTTCATTTTGGAGATATGCGTCGTGCATTATCAG CGTGTGAACGCCTTATTTTACTTAAGCATGACCCTAAAGATCTGAGAGACTATGCTGTTCTCCTCTACCATTGTGAATATTACGAGGAAGCACTGCAGTTCCTTAAGCATTACCAGGACACAAAG CAGCAATCTGGTTCGGACATCGAAATTGAGGAAGACGCTGTGGAGAAACTTGTCGTACGGCTAAACCTGATCTTGATGGAGGTTGGTTGGTCTAGAAAGCCAGAGCATAGAAATATCCTTTTTAACAACTCTGAACCATGGTAA
- the LOC121757778 gene encoding B3 domain-containing protein Os03g0619800-like: protein MGGEGSNSIPNVDPDYQRLPAFMKVFHQERCKDDMRLPPEFIRIHGHDLPFDCRLVWPNGIRYRVRILKLANGFFFSSGWREFVRATGVVHGDHLTFTLVDVGIFNVKRFDSATHCPPQGDVDVVEDDDVEGSYSPDIDTSDDYVPSETESETTMDDDYVDDSGALNVDGCPTFVISLTPTNINHNIEIPYGFWQRRIPPGAIKAAVYLVTEGGMWRCTLKHNSRKIWMKDGWARFKDKHNLVEGVRCHFKLVEAFVVQFYVWFERPLDRWK, encoded by the exons ATGGGAGGTGAAGGTTCTAACTCCATCCCGAACGTCGACCCGGACTACCAAAGACTCCCTGCATTCATGAAGGTGTTCCACCAGGAGCGATGCAAGGATGACATG CGACTTCCTCCCGAATTCATCAGGATTCACGGGCATGACCTACCGTTCGACTGTAGGCTCGTTTGGCCGAATGGAATACGATATAGGGTGCGAATTCTAAAGCTTGCCAATGGGTTCTTCTTCTCCTCCGGATGGCGAGAGTTTGTTCGTGCTACTGGCGTCGTACACGGCGATCATCTCACCTTCACTTTGGTGGATGTTGGAATTTTCAATGTAAAGCGGTTTGATAGCGCAACACATTGTCCACCGCAGGGAGACGTTGACG TTGTTGAAGACGACGATGTGGAAGGTAGCTACTCCCCGGACATCGATACGTCCGACGATTACGTGCCATCGGAGACTGAATCTGAAACAACTATGGATGACGACTACGTGGACGATAGCGGGGCACTAAACGTCGACGGCTGCCCAACATTCGTCATTTCGCTCACCCCGACGAACATCAATCACAACATTGAGATCCCATATGGCTTTTGGCAACGCCGTATCCCACCGGGGGCAATTAAAGCGGCCGTGTATCTGGTGACCGAAGGGGGGATGTGGCGATGTACACTCAAACATAACTCGAGGAAGATATGGATGAAGGATGGGTGGGCTCGATTCAAAGACAAGCACAATCTGGTGGAAGGGGTGCGTTGTCATTTCAAGCTCGTTGAGGCCTTTGTTGTCCAATTTTACGTGTGGTTTGAACGTCCTTTAGATCGTTGGAAGTAA
- the LOC121759149 gene encoding uncharacterized protein LOC121759149 isoform X2, whose translation MAFPWMLSSSLALSSSSNFSWTLPKFQFHPSTRSVNCICNCGLSAEDDLKFVLHDALDFSGIDTAHARVFFLLFLIHFLYPAARVGFCSQIKRFSDLERGTSITINRGVDLARAALQIAAEDDALISHSSVPLPVDDFIDRLDNLSMGYCSQYSSSFRSTPEKFLDCLERYLYLNKGFRRTSTRNHVEHRALYLNSVLTHRSGSVSMLSLIYSEILKMLRIWGVLNFDVEIFFPRDSHSSPRGYLKQKSKESDQSHILTSQSLLVEILNDLKNAFWPFQLNHARSPFLRAAEAAHCVTGSNNAKESASQLASSKAARHRLQRGVWTSVHFGDMRRALSACERLILLKHDPKDLRDYAVLLYHCEYYEEALQFLKHYQDTKQSGSDIEIEEDAVEKLVVRLNLILMEVGWSRKPEHRNILFNNSEPW comes from the exons ATGGCGTTTCCATGGATGTTATCGAGCAGCTTAGCATTATCTTCGTCATCGAATTTTTCATGGACACTACCCAAATTTCAGTTCCATCCTTCCACACGGAGCGTGAATTGCATCTGTAATTGTGGATTATCTGCTGAAGatgatttgaaatttgtgctTCATGATGCGCTTGATTTTTCCGGCATCGATACGGCCCACGCGAgggttttttttcttctttttctaataCATTTCTTATATCCA GCAGCAAGGGTTGGTTTTTGCTCGCAGATAAAAAGATTCTCCGACCTTGAGAGAGGAACAAGTATTACTATAAATAGAGGAGTTGATTTAGCCAGAGCAGCTCTTCAAATTGCAGCTGAAGACGATGCCCTTATCTCTCACTCTTCTGTTCCGCTTCCAGTTGATGATTTCATTGATAGATTGGATAACCTTTCTATGGGCTATTGCTCTCAATACAGCTCCTCATTTAGATCCACACCAGAAAAATTTCTTGACTGTTTAGAAAGATATCTATACCTCAATAAA GGTTTCCGAAGAACAAGTACCAGAAACCATGTTGAGCACCGTGCTCTGTATCTGAATTCA GTCTTAACACATCGTTCTGGCTCTGTTTCAATGCTCTCTCTTATATACTCAGAGATTCTAAAGATGCTTCGCATCTGGGGTGTCCTGAATTTTGATGTGGAAATCTTCTTTCCTCGTGATTCACATAGTTCTCCAAGAGGATATCTAAAACAAAAGAGCAAAGAATCCGATCAATCACATATTCTGACATCACAATCTTTATTAGTGGAG ATACTGAATGATTTAAAGAATGCTTTCTGGCCATTTCAACTTAATCATGCTAGGAGTCCATTTCTAAGGGCTGCAGAAGCAGCTCACTGTGTCACTGGTTCCAACAATGCTAAAGAAAG TGCCTCACAGCTTGCCTCTTCCAAGGCTGCCCGCCATCGGCTGCAACGAGGTGTTTGGACTAGTGTTCATTTTGGAGATATGCGTCGTGCATTATCAG CGTGTGAACGCCTTATTTTACTTAAGCATGACCCTAAAGATCTGAGAGACTATGCTGTTCTCCTCTACCATTGTGAATATTACGAGGAAGCACTGCAGTTCCTTAAGCATTACCAGGACACAAAG CAATCTGGTTCGGACATCGAAATTGAGGAAGACGCTGTGGAGAAACTTGTCGTACGGCTAAACCTGATCTTGATGGAGGTTGGTTGGTCTAGAAAGCCAGAGCATAGAAATATCCTTTTTAACAACTCTGAACCATGGTAA
- the LOC121759149 gene encoding uncharacterized protein LOC121759149 isoform X3, with amino-acid sequence MAFPWMLSSSLALSSSSNFSWTLPKFQFHPSTRSVNCICNCGLSAEDDLKFVLHDALDFSGIDTAHARAARVGFCSQIKRFSDLERGTSITINRGVDLARAALQIAAEDDALISHSSVPLPVDDFIDRLDNLSMGYCSQYSSSFRSTPEKFLDCLERYLYLNKGFRRTSTRNHVEHRALYLNSVLTHRSGSVSMLSLIYSEILKMLRIWGVLNFDVEIFFPRDSHSSPRGYLKQKSKESDQSHILTSQSLLVEILNDLKNAFWPFQLNHARSPFLRAAEAAHCVTGSNNAKESASQLASSKAARHRLQRGVWTSVHFGDMRRALSACERLILLKHDPKDLRDYAVLLYHCEYYEEALQFLKHYQDTKQQSGSDIEIEEDAVEKLVVRLNLILMEVGWSRKPEHRNILFNNSEPW; translated from the exons ATGGCGTTTCCATGGATGTTATCGAGCAGCTTAGCATTATCTTCGTCATCGAATTTTTCATGGACACTACCCAAATTTCAGTTCCATCCTTCCACACGGAGCGTGAATTGCATCTGTAATTGTGGATTATCTGCTGAAGatgatttgaaatttgtgctTCATGATGCGCTTGATTTTTCCGGCATCGATACGGCCCACGCGAgg GCAGCAAGGGTTGGTTTTTGCTCGCAGATAAAAAGATTCTCCGACCTTGAGAGAGGAACAAGTATTACTATAAATAGAGGAGTTGATTTAGCCAGAGCAGCTCTTCAAATTGCAGCTGAAGACGATGCCCTTATCTCTCACTCTTCTGTTCCGCTTCCAGTTGATGATTTCATTGATAGATTGGATAACCTTTCTATGGGCTATTGCTCTCAATACAGCTCCTCATTTAGATCCACACCAGAAAAATTTCTTGACTGTTTAGAAAGATATCTATACCTCAATAAA GGTTTCCGAAGAACAAGTACCAGAAACCATGTTGAGCACCGTGCTCTGTATCTGAATTCA GTCTTAACACATCGTTCTGGCTCTGTTTCAATGCTCTCTCTTATATACTCAGAGATTCTAAAGATGCTTCGCATCTGGGGTGTCCTGAATTTTGATGTGGAAATCTTCTTTCCTCGTGATTCACATAGTTCTCCAAGAGGATATCTAAAACAAAAGAGCAAAGAATCCGATCAATCACATATTCTGACATCACAATCTTTATTAGTGGAG ATACTGAATGATTTAAAGAATGCTTTCTGGCCATTTCAACTTAATCATGCTAGGAGTCCATTTCTAAGGGCTGCAGAAGCAGCTCACTGTGTCACTGGTTCCAACAATGCTAAAGAAAG TGCCTCACAGCTTGCCTCTTCCAAGGCTGCCCGCCATCGGCTGCAACGAGGTGTTTGGACTAGTGTTCATTTTGGAGATATGCGTCGTGCATTATCAG CGTGTGAACGCCTTATTTTACTTAAGCATGACCCTAAAGATCTGAGAGACTATGCTGTTCTCCTCTACCATTGTGAATATTACGAGGAAGCACTGCAGTTCCTTAAGCATTACCAGGACACAAAG CAGCAATCTGGTTCGGACATCGAAATTGAGGAAGACGCTGTGGAGAAACTTGTCGTACGGCTAAACCTGATCTTGATGGAGGTTGGTTGGTCTAGAAAGCCAGAGCATAGAAATATCCTTTTTAACAACTCTGAACCATGGTAA